GGAATCACTTCGGTGCAATATTTGGTATTTACTATAATGGCTATCTTAGGATACCTTAATTGGAAAAAAAGTTTTAAAGAAAAAAAAATACAATAAAGTCATGAAAAATTTATTTAAAATAGCAGTCAGTATTTTTGCTATTGCCAGTTTAACATCTTGTTTAGCATATACCGACGGATACGGAAGCAATAATGGAGGTTATGGTTATGGTGATCCTTACTATAACAACGGGTATTACTATGCTCCTTCAGGATACTACGGAAACGGTGGATATTGGGGCAATGACGGCTATTATTACAGAAACAACGTTAATTATTACTATGATAATGGCATTCCATATTATTATGACAATTATAATAACTCCAGAAGAAAAGTCTATGTAGAAAGAAGATCTTCATCTTCTTCAAGACCTCAAAACGGATTCCAGAATACACGTACCACGAATAGTAACGGTTCATATAATAATAGCGGAGGATTCAATAATAATAGAAACTCCAACAGCAACAGTGGATTCAGAAACCAAAATAGTGGTTCTCAAAACAATCAGGGTAATCAGAATAACAGCGGATTCAGAAACTCCAACAGTAACAGCGGATTCAGAAATCAAAGCAGCGGTAATCAGAGCAACCAGGGAAGCCAGAATAACAGTGGTTTCAGAAATTCTGGAAGCAGCAGCAGCAGGTCAGAATCTTCCGGTGGTGGATTCAGAAACAGTTCGAGCAGCCAAAGCAGCAGTTCCAGCAGACAGCAAAGCAGTGGCGGAGGCTTTAGATAAAACGATTATAAATAACAAAACGAACAGTTAACACTGTTCGTTTTTCATTTTAAATATAGTAATTTTGCTGCTTCATTTAACAAAAAAATATGGAATTTTATAAATATCAGGGAACAGGAAATGATTTTGTAATGGTAGACAACCGTGATCTGCAGTTTACTAAAGATAAAGGCATTATTGAAAAATTATGTGACAGACGCTTCGGAATTGGTGCTGACGGTCTTATTCTATTGGAAAACGATCCTGACTATGATTTCAAAATGGTGTACTACAATTCTGACGGAGGAGAAAGCACCATGTGTGGAAACGGAGGAAGATGTCTTGTTGCTTTTGCTTTTTTCCTGGACATCTTTGAAGATAAATGCAAATTCATTGCAACAGACGGTGAACATGAAGCTGAAATCCATAACGGGATCATTAAATTAAAAATGATCAATGTAGATACCGTTTCACATGACGGAAATGACTTCGTTCTGAATACCGGATCTCCTCATTATGTAAAATATGTAGAAAATCTGAAAGATTATCACGTGTATGACGAAGGATATGGCATCAGAAATTCTGAAAAATATAAAGAAAAAGGAATCAATGTGAACTTTGTAGAAAAAATTTCCGATAATGAGATTTTTGTAAGAACCTATGAACGAGGCGTTGAGGACGAAACTTACAGTTGTGGAACCGGAGTTACAGCTTCTGCTTTAACTTTTCTGCAAAAACATAATCTAACCTCTGTAAAAGTTAAAACTTTAGGCGGAAATCTTAAAGTATATGCTGAAAAAAGCGGTGACGCATTCCAGAATATTTGGCTGGAAGGTCCAGCAAAGCAAGTTTTTAGAGGTAAGAGTGATCTTCTTTAAAAACAAAAACTTTTAATCAACATTTATAAGAATGAAAAAAGCAATTCTCATTGTCATTCTGCTGATTTTTGTAGTCGCAGGATTTTTTGGTTTGAGATTTTATAATAAATATTTAGGGAATAATGTAGAAAAGGACGGCTATGTTCTGATTCCTCACAGAGCAGGCTTTAAACAGATCCTAGACTCTATTGCTCCTTATATTAAAGACAGAGAATCTTTTGAAGCGGTAGCTAAAGAGAAAGGTCTTGATACCAATTTTAAAGCAGGGCGTTATCATATCGAAAGAGGAACAGGCAACAAGAACCTTGTCAATATGATCAAAGCAGGTAACCAAGCCGCAAATTCTTACAGAATCGGTGATTTTGGGGACATGTATCAAATGATCGGTAAGGTGACTAAAAAAACAGAAATTGATTCACTGCATTTTGTGAATGATCTGGATGCCGTTGCACAGGAGAAAGGCTATAAAAATGTTGAAGATTTAAAAAAATACTTTTTCATTGATACTTATAATTTTTTCTGGACTGTAAGCCCAAGAGAATTTTTTGCAAAGTTCGAGAATCAGTATAATGATTTCTGGACGACTGAAAGAAAAAACAAAGAACAGCAGTCTGGCCTTACAAGAGATCAGATTTATGCCATGGCTTCTATTGTTTATAAGGAATCCGGAGGAAAAAAGGATGAAATGAAAACGATTGCCGGATTATATTTAAACCGTTACAGAAAAGGAATGAAACTTCAGTCTGATCCTACGGTAATCTATGCAATCAATAAGCAGACTAATTTTAAAGAACCTATAAAAAGGGTATTATATAAGCATTTATCTACACCATCACCTTATAACACCTATGCCAATGCTGGGATTCCTCCGGGACCTATCTGTGTAGTGGATAAAAATTCAATAGATGCTGTTTTAAATGCTGAAAACAACAATTATATATTTATGTGTGCTGATCCGGCAAGATTTGGATACCATAAGTTTACAGCAAGTGCAGAAGAACACGCTGTGAACGCAAAAGCTTACCAGAACTGGCTCAACTCAAAAAATATAAAATAAGTTTAGAAAGCACCTCAAAATTTATACAGTTAGAAAAAACATAAAACCATAATGTTTTGAAGATCAAATTGATATGGATATTCAAAATATTAAGGGTTATTCTTTCACGATCTTATACAAAAAAATAACCTATGAAGAATAAGACAGAAATTGTCAATATTTTCACCAGAAAAACGTTAGGACTTACATTAGTACTTTCAGCGGCAGCGATGGCTTTTGCACAGGAGAAAGCTGGAGTTTCAGGAATCATTGTCAACAAAAAAAATCAGCCGGTTCCTTACGCTTCTGTAACTTTCAGTAATAAAGCGAACAAAACATTAAGTGATGCTGTACTGACTGATGAAAAGGGACAGTATCAGCTTCAGCTTATGCCGGGAGATTATGATATTACCGTAGAAGCGATTGATTACAAAAAAAGTGTAGTCAGTAAAAATATTGCTACAGCAGGGAATATCGGCGCGCTATCTATTGAAGCAGAGCCTACCTCAACTGTGGATGGTAAAACAAAGGAAATACAAGGTGTTGTTATTACCGCTTCAGCAGCCAAACCTTATAAAGTAGAACTTGACAAAAAAACATATGATCCTTCACAGGACATCGTGAGCAAAGGAGGAAACCTTCAGGATGTTTTGACCAATGTTCCTTCAGTTTCTGTAGATACAGACGGAACCGTTTCTATGAGAGGAAGTACCAATGTAAAATTTCTGATCAACGGTAAACCTTCTGCCCTATTGGGAATTGATGATGGAGCCAATGCATTGCAAAGTATTCCTGCTGATCAGATTGAAAGAATTGAGGTAATTACCAACCCTTCTTCTAAATTTGAAGCGAGTGGAACATCCGGTATTCTGAACATCATCCTTAAAAAGAGCAAAAAAGTTGGATTTAATGGAAGCGTGGTAGGATCGTTAGGATATTTTCCAAGAACGTCTCTTAATACCAACCTAAGCTGGAGAAAAAACAACTGGACCTGGTTTCTGAACGGTGGTGGTGGCTACACAGAAAATAAAACCAAGAATAATTCGGAAACGACTTATCATAATCTTACATTCCCTAAAATCCTTCCTTTTCAGCAGCCGAATGATGTCCTTGCACATCAGCTGCAGAACTCAACCAATAAAACATATAATAAAAATTATAATGTAAGTGCAGGTTTTGTACATGACTTATCTGATAAGACGTCAATCAATTTCACAGGATTGGTGAGAACATTTGAAGGAGACGGGAATGAACTTCTGGATACTTATGACAGCTTTTACAGGTTCTTCAGAGATTCCCCGGATCCAAGCACTATTGCAGGGCAATGGAATTTATTAAACCCTACCGGAAGAAGAGATTCTAAAAGTGTATTCAATAATCTTGCTTTCCAGGGAGATTTGGGATTGGATCACAAATTTGATGATAAAGGACAGAATTTAGCCGTATCATTGAGCTTGCAAAAGAACAGAAGTAATAATAATGCAGACATTCTTGAAACGTATGACCTTCGTCCTGACGTGCAAGATGTTACACGAAGACATTCGTCAAGCAAAACAATTATTGGTAAAGCTGATTATGAACTACCTATAGGAGAAAAATCAAAGCTTGAAGCAGGATACAGATTGGATGTCAATGATAATACGTATGATAACTTTGTAAGCAGTACTTCCAACAATCCTTATATTCCTAGTTATAACAATAATACTGACTATAAGGAAGTTTTCAATGCTTTCTATTTGCAGTTTAAAAGTAAAATCGGAGAAAAATTTGCTTATCAGCTGGGGTTAAGAGATGAGATTTCAAATGTCAGCATCAATTATATCAATCAAAATCCTAATGATAAAAGGATTGATAAAACTAAAAACTACAATAATTTATTTCCGAGTGTATTCTTAAGCTATGATGTTTCTAAAAACAATCAGATTTTGCTTAATTATTCCCGCAGAATAGACAGACCAAGATCATTCTTCATGGTTCCTTTCCCGAATTACAGCAACAGCCAGAATATTTTTGAAGGAAACATAGATTTGAATCCATCATATGTAGATTCATTTGAAGTAGGATATAATATTACAAGAAAAAAGTTTACCATTAATCCTACCCTATACTACAGACATGCTACTGATGATACTAAAATGTTAGTCTACAGACCTGATGAAAGCCTGGGAGTATTCTATACGAAACCTATCAATTTAGGAAGTGATGATCGTTACGGTTTGGATCTGAACTTCACCTACGATCCTTTCGCCTGGTTGAAAATAATGGGAAGTCTTGACATGTTCGGATATAAAACCAGCGGAATTGCTTATTATGATGCTATTGATAAAAATAAGCAGCAGCAAACCCGTAATATGGATTTTACAGGAAACGGCTTTTCTACCAGAGCACGTCTGAATACAACATTTAGGCTTGACAAAACGTTAAGCGTACAATTGCAAGGATTCTATAGAGGAGCACAGAAATCAGCCAACCAAAATACTCAGGATATGTATGCGCTGAACCTTGGTGCTTCTAAAACAATCTGGAAAGGAGACGGAACAATTTCCTTCAATATTCAGGATATATTCAACACAAGAAGCAGAGAAGTATTCAGTTTCAACGAGGATTATACACGAAGAAACTATATGCAATGGCAGCCAAGACAGTTTGCTATATCATTAACTTACAGATTCAAGCAGGGAGAGAAAATTGAACAGCCTAAAAAGAAAAAGGATATCAATTCCAATGCAGCAGGAGACGACCAGCAAGGCGGTCCAATGTAATACAACAAAAAATCCCGAAAGTAACTTTCGGGATTTTTTTTATTCCTGTTATTTTACAGGTTCTGCTTTCGAGTATTTTTCTTTTTCAGCTTCGTAGATTCTTCTTCTCAGATCACTGGTGGAAAACCTATGGTCTCTTTTGTTGTAAAAAAGCTCAATTCCTTTTTCTTCACAGTATTTTTTACCTGTAAAATCTCTGTCCATATAATCATCTCCGATAATTCTTACATCAATTACAAATGATTTAAGAATATCCAAAAGATCTTCTTCTGTATAATAAGGAATGATCTCATCTACAGCATTCACTGCTTTCAGTTGAATATATCTTTCAACAATAGTCTGGCTTGGCTTATTTTTGTTAGGACGATCGTGTGACGGGTCGATTTGAAGCCCTACGATTAAATAATCACATACCGTTTTAGCTTCTTCAAGCATTTTGATGTGACCTGCGTGTAATAAGTCAAATGATGAAAATGTAATACCTATTCTCTGTGTCTTCATACTAATTGTAAATTAAAGCTCCGCTGAAATACATGTTCTTAAAAAAATAAAACACTGAATATTCAGGGAAGGTGTTTTGTAATTTGTTTTATGATCGTTTAAATTATTATTTCATATGACATTACTATTTCTCAATACGTAAGTCTATGAATTTCTACTGTTCAAATATTTCTGCCATTCCCAAACGGTTCTTAAAGATTCTTCCAGAGACGTTTCAGACTTCCAGTTGAGTTCTTTCTCCGCTTTTTCAGGATTGGCATATGCGATAGTAATATCCCCTTCTCTTCTGGCGCAGATCTGATAAGGTACTTCTACATTATTGGCCTTTTCAAATGCCTTTACCACTTCCAGCACAGATGAACCATTTCCTGTTCCCAGATTGTAGGTATCTATCACAGCATCCGTTGATGGATCTTCCATCAGTTTTTTTAATGCTGCAACATGTGCCTTCGCCAGGTCTACAACATAGATATAATCACGAACGGCCGTTCCGTCCTCTGTAGCATAATCATCACCCCAGATGTTCAGTTTTTCACGCACACCCGAAGCCGTCTGCATCACATAAGGCACTAAATTATTAGGAATCCCGATTGGTAATTCCCCCAGTTTTCCGGAAGGATGCGCTCCGATGGGATTAAAATATCTTAATAATGATATTTTACTTTGATAGGCTTTGGCAAAATCAATCAGAATCTGTTCTCCCATTTGCTTTGTTTTCCCATATACACTTTCAGGTACTTTTAACGGAGTATTTTCATTTATTGGCATTTCATCTGCCTGTCCGTATACTGTACAGGATGAACTGAAAATAAAATTAGAAATCTCTCTTTCCTTAAATTCCTTAAGGATATTAATCAAAGAGAACAAATTATTCTCATAATAGTCCACAGGCTTTACCTGACTCTCTCCTACCGCTTTGGAAGCTGCAAAATTGATACATCCATCAATCTGATGAGCATCAAAAACCTGAGTAAGAAGTTCTTTTCTTCTCAAATCAAAAGGATAAAAAACCGGCTTCTTACCTGTAATTTCCTCGATATTTTTTAAAATAAACCTTTCCGAATTGGATAAATCATCTATAATAACTACTTCAAAGCCGTTATTAAGAAGTTCTACTACGGTATGAGAACCAATATATCCAAGGCCTCCGGTAACAAGTATTGCCATTTTTATTTTTTAATCTTCGCGTTTTCCTATATTTTCTATTTCGTTAGCATCTTTATATCTGTTCACCTTAAACATGTTTACAATCAGTAAACTCAATATCAATACAATTAAAAATTTAAAGGTAAAATGCCCTACAACATAATATCCATTCAAAAATCCAAGTAATAAAGGATAACCTAAATTCATTATGGATAAAAATAAACTAAGATTTAGGAACAAAATAGCTTTATCATATTTTTCAGCTAAATTGACAAATGCAAATGAATTAATAACTAACGATATACCTACAAATAATGTTTTAAATAAACTAAAATCATTAAATATATCAAGAATCAAAAAAGCTGATATTATAAAAAGTAATAAGCTTGTGATTACTGCTAAATAGTATACCAACTTATACTTAAATATCTTTTTTTTCATTATTTCATAAACTCAAGCACTGCATCCGTAATATACTTCAGCTGTTCTTCGTCTAATTCTGTATGCATTGGCAACGAAATTACCTGATCCAAAAGTTTGTCTGTATTCACAAAATCGGCATCATTACTTTCCTGATAGTAAGCTTTTTGTTTTCTTAATGCTACCGGATAGTAGATCATTGCAGGAATTTCTTTTTCCGTCAAAAACTTCTGAAGCTCATTACGTTTTCCGTTCAGAATTCTTAAAGTATACTGGTGGAATACGTGCGTAGAATTTTCTGCTCTTTTTGGAGTAAGAATATTTGGATTTCCTTCAAATGCTTCATCATAAAAGTCTGCAGCTCTTCTTCTTGCTTCGTTGTAAGAATCCAGGTGAGGAAGTTTTTTTCTTAAAACCGCAGCCTGAATGCTATCCAAACGGGAGTTTACTCCTACCTCATCATGGTAATATCTTTCATACATACCATGGTTAACGATCCCTCTCAAACGGTGAGCAAGCTCATCATTATTGGTAAAAATAGCACCTCCGTCTCCGTAGCATCCAAGATTCTTTGAAGGGAAGAAAGATGTTGTTCCTACCGTAGACATTGTTCCTGCCTGCTTTACGGTTCCATCAGAGAATGTATATTCTGAACCGATTGCCTGAGCGTTGTCTTCGATAACATATAAGTTGTGCTCTTCAGCAATTTTCAAAATCTCTTCCATATTGGCACACTGTCCGAAAATATGTACAGGAATAATTGCTTTTGTTCTTGGTGTAATTGCTTTTTTAATCTGTTCTGTAGAAATCGTGAATGTATCATAATCCACATCTACTAATACAGATTTTAATTTAAGCAGGTGAATTACTTCTACTGTTGCAGCAAAAGTAAAATCAGCTGTAATAATTTCGTCTCCTTCTTTCAGATCTAAAGCCATCAGGGCAATCTGTAATGCATCTGTACCATTGGCACATGGAATCACATGTTTTACTTCTAAATAAGACTCCAATTCATTCTGGAAAGACTTTACTTCAGGACCGTTAATAAATGCCGCAGAATCCATTACATTCAACACTGCATTGTCTACATCATTCTTTATTTTGTAATACTGACTTTGCAAGTCAACCATCTGAATTTTTTTCATATAATAAATATTTCTGTAAAAATAAGGAATTTAATATCCTATCAAAAATTTTATTGATTTTGTTTTTATCTTTATACAAATAAATTCTATGAAAAAAATTTTACTCTTTTGTTTCCTAACAGGTTACCTTCATGTTTCCGCACAAACGGAGCTCGTTTTTGTTTTCTTCACAGATAAGCCCAATAAAGCTGCTTTTTATGCAAATCCACTGTCAGAACTCAGCCAGAAATCACTCAACAGGCGCACCGCACTGGGAATACCGCTCAATGATCAGGATGCCCCTATTGAACAGTCTTATCTCCAGAATCTTCAAAATTTAGGATTTACGGTTACAGATTATTCAAAATGGCTCAACGGAGCTGCAGTAAATGCCACTCCAGCTCAAAAAACGTTGTTGCAGTCTCAAACCTTTGTTTTGTCTGTAGAAAGTTTTGCAAGAAACAGTTCAACAACTGTAAAAACAACACCTGGAAAATGGAAAGATGATGCCAGTGTCAATAAAACACTCACGAACTTTAATTATGGTTCCGGTTCTGCACAAATTGACCAGGTTAATATTCGGCCGCTTCACCTCGCAGGTTACACCGGAACAGGAATTTCCATAGCGGTGATTGATGCCGGATTTCCAACAGTGAATACGGGAACTGCTTTTGCAAGATTGTGGACAAATAATCATATCAAAGCATCTTATGATTTTGTTACCAAAACCGGAGACATTTACAATACGGCTCTAAGTCCTCACGGTTCTGTTGTTTTAGGAGTTATCGGCGGATATCTGCAAGATGTTTTTGTAGGAGCAGCCCCTGATGCTGATTTTTATCTTTACCGCAGTGAAAATGCTACTGTAGAAATTCCTGAAGAAGAACTCTATTGGATTGAGGCTGCTGAAGAAGCGGACAGAAAAGGGGTGGAAATTATTACGTCATCATTAGGTTACAATGTTTTTGATGAAAGCCGTTACAATTATACGTATGCCAATATGAACGGAAGTACTTCTTTCATTGCACGCGGAGCAGGAATTGCTGCTGAGAAAGGGATTTTTGTACTTGCTGCTGCAGGTAATTCCGGACAACAGCCATGGCATTATCTTATGACACCTTCTGACAATGATAAAGTATTTTCTATCGGATCAGTAGATTCAGCCGGAAATCCATCCGGATTTTCTTCTTTCGGACCCAACTCTCTTGGAGTGGTAAAACCTGACGGAAGCACACAGGGCACGGGTACCACAACGGTTTATGATAATGCTACCTTAATCGTGAACGGAACTTCTATTGCAACGCCTATTGCTGCCGGAGGAGTAGCCTGTCTTATTCAGGCATTTCCAACGATGAACAGGGAGCAGATCAGAACAAGACTGAGACAGACCGCTTCACTGTATCCTGCCCATTCAGATCAGATAGGATATGGTATTCTTAATTTCGGAAACTTATACAACCTCGTTCTGAATACCTCTGAACTTGTAAAGAAAGAAAAACTTTCTATATTCCCAAATCCTGCTAAAAATATTCTGAACATTGCTTCAGAACAGGAAATACTGTCTTTAGAAATTTATGATAATCTGGGAAGACTCGTCAGAAAAAATTATAATCAAAAATCTATAAAAGTAGAGGATTTTGCAAAAGGAACCTATTATCTGAAAATTCAGACGAAGGATAAGGTTTTGTATGAAAAATTCTTAAAGGAATAACTATTTTATCTCTCGCAAATTAAACAGATTAGGTAGATTCTGATACTGCATGTTATGTTGAACAGGCGAGAGATATTCTTCTAAAAACACATACAATATATTTTGGCTAAAGCCGATGGATTGATTAATAAAAAAAGAATGGGCTAAAGCCCATTCCTATTGATATATTATTGTACAATATGTACAAAACATTTGTATAAAATAACTTAAGCGGAGTTTCGGCTTGCATTGATATTCCCGAATAAAGAACGGGTTACCAGCTTTTCATAAGCTTCTTTATTTCCTTCTCCTTTTTGAATTTTCATTAAAGCGTACTGCTGAATACTCAATAACGGCAGAACAATCTTTTCACGGATTTTCACAGACTTTCTGGACAATGGATCTTCTTCCTGAAGCATTTTGAATCCTGTTAACTCGAGCATGATATCTCTGGAAAGCTCATATTCATTGAAAAGAACATTCCAGAATGCCCCGAATTTCGGATTGTTTTTAATATAATATGTCAAAGGGAAGTAAGATTTATTCATACTCATCATCGAGTTCAGCACTAAGGTTTTAAAGAAATCCGAACCTTTGTACAGCTCTCTTACTTCTTCAAATCTACCCTGCTCTTTCATCTTTTGCATAGCATATCCAAACCCAAAGAATCCAGGCACATTCTGCTTTAATTGTGACCATGAACCTACAAATGGTATGGCTCTCAGGTCTTCAAATTTCAATTCGCTGCCATTTCCTCTTTTTGAAGGACGGCTTCCTATATTGGTTTTTCCATAGTATTCCAGCGTACTCATTTCCTGAAGGTAAGGAACAAACATTGGATGTGCTTTTAAGTCTGAATATTTTTGGTAACTGATATCTGCCAATTCTATGATCAAGGCTCTTTCCTTTTCTGTAAGGTCTTTTTTTGCGTTTTTGAACACGTCATTTTCCACTCCGGCTGTCAGAAGTTGTTCAAAATTGTATTTTGCCTGTTCTTTATTTCCAAAAATACTGGTAATGGTCTGCCCTTGAATGGTGAGTTCTATTTTATTATTTGCAATCGTTTTTCCCTGAGAAGCATAGAAATCGTGGGTTTTCCCTCCTCCTCTTGCAGGCGGGCCTCCTCTACCGTCAAAAAATACGACTTTGATGTTATTCTGCTCAGAGAGCTTAGTCAATACTTCTTTCGCTTTATAAATTTCCCAGTTGGCTTTTAGATATCCACCGTCTTTCGTTCCATCTGAGAATCCAAGCATAATCGTCTGCTGGTTTCCTCTTTTTTCAAGGTGTTTTTTATAGACAGGATTATGATACAGTTCGTTCATTACATGCTCTGCATTGGCAAGACCTTCCATAGTTTCAAAAAGCGGAACAATATCCATATTGATCTCTTCATCTTTATAACCACAGATTTTAAAGAATGCATAAACATTCATCACATCCTTTACAGCATCAGAATTGGAAATAATATAGCGGTTCATTCCTCTTAGGCCATTCAACTTCTGGATTTCTGAGACTTGTGAAACGGTTAACAGGGTATCTTTTACAATATCTTCAAAATCTTCAGCATTTACCGTTTCTGAAACCTGAATCAGTTTATTGAATTTCTCTTCATATTCAGCCTTTTCATTTCCGTACACTTTTGTGTATACCTCATCAATAACTTTCTGATGAATTCTGCTGTCCTGGCGGATATCCAACGTTGCAAAATGAGTTCCAAAGATCATCACACGATCCCTGAAATTAATCAAAAGATCTAAAAACAAAGAGTTATGTTCATTGATTAATATTTTTTCCGCTTCAGAAGCCTTCTTTAAAATATCTTCTGCTTTAATGCTTTTTCCATCAAAAATTGCAGCATATAACTCTTCACTTAACTGCGTTAAAACTTCAGCTACCCCACGGAAACTTAATCTTCTTCTGATAAATTTCAAATGGCTGTAATAAGATTTGAGGATTGCTGAACGAAGTTCTTCCGCTACTCTTTTCGTTACATCCGCAGTGACAAAAGGGTTACCATCCCTATCTCCTCCAGGCCAGAAGCCAAGCTGGATAATATCTTCATGAAGGTGAAAATGCCCGTTCCCGAAAGTCTTTTTTATTTTCGTAAACAGTTCACCGATGGTATCATAATACACATATCTCAGGTAGGAAATAATACTCAGGGCTTCATCTATCGGAGTCGGTTTTTCTTTATTGACAAAAGGAGTCTTCCCCAACTGCTGCAGAAGCA
The sequence above is a segment of the Chryseobacterium culicis genome. Coding sequences within it:
- a CDS encoding phosphoenolpyruvate carboxylase, whose protein sequence is MIHDQRAEKFRQIVENKFQIYNSLFMSLPYDKMTNIGMLLPFLYEESRTGYEAGKTPEDIVEEFFKNHTDLQNEEQKLELLFKIIQYIERQVVLFDSIEDAAFPNLHSESDNGTVTNLFERSFQDHKIEKVREKLKDFSVKVVFTAHPTQFYPSSVQRIIQDLRGAITGDSVTQIDMLLQQLGKTPFVNKEKPTPIDEALSIISYLRYVYYDTIGELFTKIKKTFGNGHFHLHEDIIQLGFWPGGDRDGNPFVTADVTKRVAEELRSAILKSYYSHLKFIRRRLSFRGVAEVLTQLSEELYAAIFDGKSIKAEDILKKASEAEKILINEHNSLFLDLLINFRDRVMIFGTHFATLDIRQDSRIHQKVIDEVYTKVYGNEKAEYEEKFNKLIQVSETVNAEDFEDIVKDTLLTVSQVSEIQKLNGLRGMNRYIISNSDAVKDVMNVYAFFKICGYKDEEINMDIVPLFETMEGLANAEHVMNELYHNPVYKKHLEKRGNQQTIMLGFSDGTKDGGYLKANWEIYKAKEVLTKLSEQNNIKVVFFDGRGGPPARGGGKTHDFYASQGKTIANNKIELTIQGQTITSIFGNKEQAKYNFEQLLTAGVENDVFKNAKKDLTEKERALIIELADISYQKYSDLKAHPMFVPYLQEMSTLEYYGKTNIGSRPSKRGNGSELKFEDLRAIPFVGSWSQLKQNVPGFFGFGYAMQKMKEQGRFEEVRELYKGSDFFKTLVLNSMMSMNKSYFPLTYYIKNNPKFGAFWNVLFNEYELSRDIMLELTGFKMLQEEDPLSRKSVKIREKIVLPLLSIQQYALMKIQKGEGNKEAYEKLVTRSLFGNINASRNSA